Proteins encoded by one window of Kribbella italica:
- a CDS encoding MFS transporter, producing MKQTLQTSIWSFRDVRLVLPARALSYAGDSVALVALMLRVSETGGPGAVTALLLAFAVPTVAMIPFAGRIVDGYDSRTVLVCASLLQVVAGLGLAFSHGLAETLALVCLLQVGQAVAGPAWAALIPRIVGEELVGRATGTSQALVGVATLAGSAVGGVLVSWSGERGALLVDTATFGVVTLVALAVRTRRRPMAGAVRERGALTAGLRSLLGDPLLRILVVCLWMFVVVGEAVNVVEVFLVTDEIGLDAAGYGWVMAAQGGGAILGAWGTGRLTSAAGRSRAMLAGMAAIGAACVLMGVAGGVVALFVGAVVVGAGGGLLNAASSTLIVTRTAEEVRGRAIAALGGTARACSLVALPLGGLLAAVLGTRTTFVVCGIACGVAAALAAVLVVRTNDSVPEVVSH from the coding sequence GTGAAGCAAACACTTCAGACTTCGATCTGGTCCTTCCGGGACGTCCGGCTGGTGCTGCCGGCCCGCGCGCTGTCGTACGCCGGTGACTCGGTGGCACTGGTCGCGCTGATGCTGCGGGTCTCCGAGACCGGCGGACCGGGCGCGGTGACCGCCCTGCTGCTGGCGTTCGCCGTACCGACGGTCGCGATGATCCCGTTCGCCGGCCGGATCGTCGACGGGTACGACTCCCGCACCGTCCTGGTCTGCGCGTCGCTGCTTCAGGTCGTCGCAGGTCTGGGGCTGGCGTTCAGCCACGGCCTGGCCGAGACGCTCGCGCTGGTCTGCCTCCTGCAGGTCGGCCAGGCGGTCGCCGGTCCGGCCTGGGCCGCGCTGATCCCGCGCATCGTCGGTGAGGAGCTGGTCGGCCGGGCTACTGGTACGAGCCAGGCTCTGGTCGGTGTGGCCACTCTGGCCGGGTCGGCAGTTGGCGGCGTGCTGGTGAGCTGGTCAGGTGAGCGAGGGGCTCTGCTCGTCGACACCGCTACCTTCGGCGTCGTCACGCTGGTGGCTCTAGCGGTCCGGACCCGACGGCGGCCGATGGCGGGCGCCGTACGGGAGCGTGGTGCGCTGACTGCCGGACTGCGCAGCCTGCTGGGAGATCCGCTGCTCCGGATCCTGGTGGTCTGCCTGTGGATGTTCGTGGTGGTCGGCGAGGCGGTCAACGTGGTCGAGGTCTTCCTGGTCACCGACGAGATCGGGCTGGACGCGGCCGGCTACGGCTGGGTGATGGCGGCTCAGGGCGGCGGGGCGATCCTGGGTGCCTGGGGGACCGGCCGGCTGACGTCGGCAGCGGGTCGCTCACGGGCCATGCTCGCCGGGATGGCAGCGATCGGCGCCGCCTGCGTGCTGATGGGTGTGGCCGGTGGGGTGGTCGCACTGTTCGTCGGAGCCGTGGTGGTCGGGGCCGGCGGCGGTCTGCTCAACGCGGCGTCCAGCACCCTGATCGTCACCCGTACGGCGGAGGAGGTGCGTGGTCGGGCGATCGCGGCGCTCGGTGGGACCGCCCGGGCCTGCAGCCTGGTGGCGCTGCCGCTGGGCGGTCTGCTGGCCGCCGTACTCGGCACTCGGACGACGTTCGTGGTCTGCGGGATCGCCTGTGGTGTGGCTGCGGCGCTTGCCGCCGTACTGGTGGTCAGGACAAACGATTCGGTTCCGGAGGTGGTCAGTCACTAG
- a CDS encoding DedA family protein: MGELHALAIAVPTGGLAVVAYLVVGLVIGIESMGIPLPGETTLIAASLLASQGDLRLVLVIAAAATGAIIGDSVGYFIGRKAGRGLFERLGRRSKHFSADRIERAERYFHKYGVWTVFFGRFVALLRIFAGPMAGMLRMPYPQFLAANAAGGIAWSTTIGIVAYNIGDNADKIFGELSVWALALIAAAAVTAYAVYKLRHRRRTDDTAELSQPVDAQ; this comes from the coding sequence ATGGGGGAACTTCACGCGCTCGCGATCGCGGTCCCGACCGGGGGCCTCGCGGTGGTCGCATACCTGGTCGTCGGGCTGGTCATCGGCATCGAGTCGATGGGCATCCCGCTGCCCGGCGAGACCACGCTGATCGCGGCGTCGCTGCTCGCCTCCCAGGGTGACCTGCGGCTGGTCCTGGTGATCGCCGCGGCCGCCACCGGCGCGATCATCGGCGACTCGGTCGGCTACTTCATCGGGCGCAAGGCCGGCCGCGGGCTGTTCGAGCGGCTCGGCCGGCGCTCCAAGCACTTCTCCGCGGACCGGATCGAGCGGGCCGAGCGGTACTTCCACAAGTACGGCGTCTGGACCGTCTTCTTCGGCCGGTTCGTCGCGCTGCTGCGGATCTTCGCCGGGCCGATGGCGGGCATGCTGCGGATGCCGTACCCGCAGTTCCTGGCCGCCAACGCGGCCGGCGGCATCGCCTGGTCGACCACGATCGGCATCGTCGCGTACAACATCGGTGACAACGCCGACAAGATCTTCGGCGAGCTGTCGGTCTGGGCGCTGGCCCTGATCGCCGCGGCCGCCGTCACGGCGTACGCGGTTTACAAGCTGCGCCACCGGCGGCGTACCGACGACACCGCCGAGCTGAGCCAGCCGGTCGACGCGCAGTAG
- a CDS encoding TIGR03668 family PPOX class F420-dependent oxidoreductase — protein sequence MILDTEDCRTRFTAADRAFLATTGLDLRPHVVPVTFTLSDDVIVIAVDHKPKTTRNLRRLRNLAENPRATLLLDHYAPDWTQLWWIRADCTAAVVAEHPVEALAAKYPQYADTPPAGPFIVASVDKWTGWSAS from the coding sequence GTGATACTCGACACCGAGGACTGCCGCACCCGCTTCACCGCGGCGGACCGCGCTTTCCTGGCCACCACCGGCCTGGACCTGCGCCCGCACGTGGTCCCGGTCACGTTCACCCTGAGCGACGACGTGATCGTGATCGCCGTCGACCACAAGCCCAAAACCACCCGGAATCTCCGGCGCCTCCGCAATCTGGCCGAGAATCCGCGGGCGACGCTGCTGCTCGACCACTACGCGCCGGACTGGACCCAGCTGTGGTGGATCCGCGCGGACTGCACGGCGGCCGTCGTCGCCGAGCATCCGGTCGAGGCTCTGGCCGCCAAGTACCCGCAGTACGCCGACACGCCGCCGGCCGGCCCTTTCATCGTCGCAAGCGTCGACAAGTGGACCGGCTGGTCAGCGAGCTAG
- a CDS encoding helix-turn-helix domain-containing protein, with translation MAQKMRELTDPRAIRALAHPARLRVIDELYNGTVLTATECAKLAGLTPSAMSYHLRALERWGIVERADESADGRERPWRAPAERVKISTQSSGAGRLAGQALMRSSVERILEQFQELPASDPWDDVSSMSRSRLWLTHDETGQFNQELEELVERYRKGRTQTSHPAGARQISTLLAVVPTGDPPANTAPAT, from the coding sequence GTGGCCCAGAAGATGCGTGAGCTCACCGATCCGCGGGCGATCCGCGCGCTGGCGCACCCGGCCCGGCTGCGGGTGATCGACGAGCTCTACAACGGCACGGTGCTGACCGCGACCGAGTGCGCGAAGCTCGCCGGGCTGACCCCGTCGGCGATGAGCTACCACCTGCGCGCCCTCGAGCGGTGGGGCATCGTCGAGCGCGCCGACGAGTCGGCCGACGGCCGCGAGCGGCCCTGGCGGGCGCCCGCCGAGCGGGTGAAGATCTCGACGCAGTCCTCCGGCGCCGGCCGGCTGGCCGGGCAGGCGCTGATGCGCAGCTCGGTCGAGCGGATCCTCGAGCAGTTCCAGGAGTTGCCGGCCAGCGATCCGTGGGACGACGTCAGCTCGATGAGCCGGTCCCGGTTGTGGCTCACCCACGACGAGACCGGCCAGTTCAACCAAGAGCTGGAGGAGCTGGTCGAGCGCTACCGCAAGGGCCGCACCCAGACCTCGCACCCGGCCGGTGCACGGCAGATCAGCACGCTGCTCGCCGTCGTACCGACCGGCGATCCTCCGGCCAACACCGCGCCGGCCACATAA